In Puntigrus tetrazona isolate hp1 chromosome 22, ASM1883169v1, whole genome shotgun sequence, one genomic interval encodes:
- the mfng gene encoding LOW QUALITY PROTEIN: beta-1,3-N-acetylglucosaminyltransferase manic fringe (The sequence of the model RefSeq protein was modified relative to this genomic sequence to represent the inferred CDS: inserted 2 bases in 2 codons; substituted 1 base at 1 genomic stop codon), whose product MVLRRLFRALPVFALTLFILVLLDLQLRTRSDQNPXAPFAHEKTPQSMPRTTAANRRGDVVDDKQRPKRQKWREVKPQPRLGLADIFIAVKTTGRFHKTRLALLLETWISTTKHHTYIFTDSPDEDISSEGFNIVVTDCPPEHSHQALSCKMAAEYDHFMASDKKWLCHVDDDNYLNPGALLSLLTAFPAYSDIYVGKPSLDRPMRARSCWQQIRRQDVHFWFATGGAGFCLSRKLAEKMAPWASGPRFEQTSAVIMLPDDCTVGFIVERRLGISMVHSNMFHSHLENLLLLXPSDIPKQVTLSYGWFEDKMNSVELKGVFTKDEDPSRFRTVHCLLYPTSSWCPVPLKNALXWNHVLT is encoded by the exons ATGGTCCTGAGGAGGCTGTTTCGCGCGCTGCCCGTCTTCGCCTTGACTCTTTTTATCCTGGTTTTGCTGGATTTGCAACTGCGCACCCGGAGTGACCAAAACC CCGCGCCTTTTGCGCACGAAAAGACACCGCAGTCTATGCCGAGGACTACGGCTGCGAACCGACGCGGAGATGTTGTCGATGACAAGCAAAGGCCAAAACGTCAGAAATGGAGGGAGGTGAAGCCGCAGCCACGTTTAGGACTCGCTGACATCTTCATTGCGGTGAAGACCACCGGCCGGTTCCACAAGACCCGCCTCGCTCTTCTCCTGGAGACCTGGATCTCCACGACCAAACACCAC ACGTACATCTTCACAGACAGTCCAGATGAAGACATCTCTTCTGAAG GATTTAACATCGTCGTCACCGACTGCCCGCCAGAACACAGTCATCAAGCTCTATCCTGCAAAATGGCTGCCGAGTACGACCACTTCATGGCTTCTGATAAAAA GTGGTTGTGTCATGTTGATGATGATAACTACTTGAACCCTGGAGCCCTTCTGTCTCTCCTGACAGCTTTTCCAGCTTACAGTGATATCTATGTGGGAAAACCAAGCCTGGATCGCCCAATGAGAGCCAGGAGCTGCTGGCAGCAAATAAGACGTCA GGACGTCCATTTCTGGTTCGCTACAGGAGGGGCTGGTTTCTGTCTGAGCAGGAAGCTGGCAGAGAAGATGGCGCCCTGGGCAAG CGGTCCCAGGTTCGAGCAGACCTCCGCCGTGATTATGTTACCTGATGACTGCACGGTGGGCTTCATAGTCGAGAGGCGCCTGGGAATCTCAATGGTCCACAGCAACATGTTCCACTCTCATCTGGAAAACCTACTTCTGC GCCCTAGCGATATCCCAAAACAG GTGACTCTCAGCTACGGATGGTTCGAGGAcaaaatgaacagtgttgaGCTAAAAGGAGTTTTTACCAAAGATGAAGATCCGTCCAG GTTCAGGACAGTCCATTGTCTTCTGTACCCTACATCAAGTTGGTGCCCTGTACCGCTCAAAAACGCATTGTGATGGAATCATGTTCTTACATGA